CGGCGTGCGCAGGTCAGGCACCCGTGGTGAGACCTTCTGCGGCGACCGCCTCCCGGCGGAGCGTGTCGACGATCGACGAGTGGACCCGCAGGGCGTGCGCGATGCACTCCAGCTCACCGTCGGACACATCCGCGAGGCCCCGCGCGGGCGCGACCGGATCGACGGACACGGGGTGGGGGCCGAGGCCCGGCACCGTGTCGGGTGCCCCGGGCCGCTCGGGAACCGGCAGGCGGAGCGCTTCCGCCGCGGTCAGGATGTCCACCGCCGCCGCGATGCCGCGGGCGGCCGTGTCGGGGTGGCCGGCCGCGGTCGCCGCGCGGTGGGTGCGGTCGCGGCGGGACCGGCTGAGGTGGGGGCTGAGTCTGAGCAGGCCGTCGTTGATGGTGGCCCGGCGCAACTCCAGGCGCAGGGCGGCACCGCTGACCCGGCCGGTCGCCGGGGCGGCGGGGGGCGTGACGGTGAGCATCACCTGCCACAGGGGCCTGAGCCGCCGGTGGGTGCGGACCAGGCGCCGGCGCTCCTCGACGACCGGTCCGGCCTGGCCGGCGATGAAGCCGACGGCGACCAGTCCCGCCTCGGCGATGGCGAACGGCGGGGCCGCGCAGGTCGACAGCCAGTCCCAGTCCCGCCCGTCGAACCGGGCGCCGATCGCGACGAGTTTGACGATGCCGAAGACGAGCCCGAGCGCGTACGCGACCCGGAGGAAGACCACGGCCCGGCGGAGCCAGGTGTCCTCGACCTCCTTGAACCAGGCCCACAGGATGCCCGCCGCGACCAGCGCCGAGGCCAGGTGCGCCACCAGGTACAGCAGCGTGAACTCCCGCATCCAAGGCGTGTCGGCGTAGTACGTGTCGAGGTCCCGCAGCCGCTCGACGTGGTGGTCGCCGAGCAGGAAGGTCGTCCACAGGCCGAGGATGATGGCGCCGTAGACCAGCCAGACCGTGCGGGTGCGCCGGCGGCGGACCGCGGACGGCGGCTCGCGCCAGGTGATGATCAGCCACAGACAGGCCCCGCAGTAGACGGTGAGCAGCGAGTACACCCACAGACCGGCGAAGTTGGGGATCCCGGTGATCCGGTTGATGCGGTGCAGGTTGGCCGGCGGCAGCGAGGCGAAGACGACCGTGCCGATCGCCAGCAGCAGGGCGGTGGCCCGCAGGATCGGGTCCTGCCAGGCCCGCCGCAGCAGCGGCAGCTTGATCAGGAAGGCCACCGCGAGCAGCGCGGCGGGGACGGCGTAGGCGGCGAACGAGCCGCACGGGTCCCAGCGCATCACGGCCCGCCGATGTTGCCCAGTGAGGACGACAGGCGGCCGGTGAGGGTGTCCTGGGTGGTCCGCCCGGCGGCCGCGCCCGGGCCGACGACCCGGCGGAACTTGGCCGCGAGCCGCAGCCCGCACTCCTCGGCCTCCCACTCCGCCTCGGCCGCCGCCGTCGTGGGCGACCGGGCGGCCAGGGCGACCACCCGCGCCCAGGGGACGTCCTCGTCGGCGCGGGCCAGCAGCCGGCGCGCGGCCGCGGGGATCCCGGCCGGTTGGTGGACGTCCAGCGTCCGGAAGTGGATGTGGCCGATCTCGTGCCCCGCGATGACGAACTTGTGCTCGTCCGGGGCGCGTTCCTCGACCACGACGACGTACGCGTCGTCCAGGGCGAAGGTGGCCCCGGAGATGTCGAGACCCGGCGGGAAGCCGACGAACTTCAGCCGGACCGGGCGGTCGAGCTGCGGACCGAGCGTGGCGCAGACCGCGTGCAGGAACGCCTCCGGCCGGACGGGCGGGGTGAGGGTCCGGGCGGTGTCGCGGACGAGCCGGTCGAGGAACCGCTTCGGCGACCTCACGGGTCTGCGGGATCTCGGCGATCTGTCGGGGCGCATGCGTCGTCCTTGCGGTCGTCGTCCTTGCGGTCGAGGTCGGCGGGCGTGCGGGCGTGCGGGGTGCGGTGCGCGGCTGTGCGGGCCTGCGGTGCGCG
Above is a genomic segment from Streptomyces collinus Tu 365 containing:
- a CDS encoding MAB_1171c family putative transporter, which produces MRWDPCGSFAAYAVPAALLAVAFLIKLPLLRRAWQDPILRATALLLAIGTVVFASLPPANLHRINRITGIPNFAGLWVYSLLTVYCGACLWLIITWREPPSAVRRRRTRTVWLVYGAIILGLWTTFLLGDHHVERLRDLDTYYADTPWMREFTLLYLVAHLASALVAAGILWAWFKEVEDTWLRRAVVFLRVAYALGLVFGIVKLVAIGARFDGRDWDWLSTCAAPPFAIAEAGLVAVGFIAGQAGPVVEERRRLVRTHRRLRPLWQVMLTVTPPAAPATGRVSGAALRLELRRATINDGLLRLSPHLSRSRRDRTHRAATAAGHPDTAARGIAAAVDILTAAEALRLPVPERPGAPDTVPGLGPHPVSVDPVAPARGLADVSDGELECIAHALRVHSSIVDTLRREAVAAEGLTTGA